A region from the Volucribacter amazonae genome encodes:
- a CDS encoding pilus assembly protein PilP, giving the protein MRTPLLLFMFLVLIGLTQAFADPFNKASTTTPHLAQLNCHKEQKVLAQHIPFEDIQWVGIIQQAENISLLFSLPTQQVLQAKQGDFISQQRLQIQQVSTQQIRLLDWQQSLSCEQPNTRFIHF; this is encoded by the coding sequence ATGCGTACGCCATTACTTTTATTCATGTTTCTAGTGCTAATAGGCTTAACTCAAGCCTTTGCCGATCCCTTTAATAAAGCGAGTACAACAACACCGCATCTGGCGCAACTTAATTGCCATAAAGAGCAAAAAGTTCTTGCACAACATATTCCATTTGAGGATATACAATGGGTAGGGATCATTCAACAAGCAGAGAATATCAGCTTGTTATTCAGTCTTCCAACCCAACAAGTATTACAAGCTAAACAAGGGGATTTTATCAGCCAACAACGCCTGCAAATTCAACAGGTTTCAACGCAACAAATTCGTTTATTAGATTGGCAACAAAGCCTAAGCTGTGAACAGCCTAATACACGTTTTATTCATTTTTAG
- a CDS encoding type IV pilus secretin PilQ, protein MQSWLSFNFNPLNKERVIKCGLFCLIFFLSTLGLTQNATLSSSLEQQPFSIQLKQAPLVATLQRLANDYHTNLVIDDELTGTISLQLQQTHFEELLTAIAQIKNLSLWQENNIYYLSRQAKLTPLPPENAITFEPSSMTSEKLHTEAIKLHFAKASEVIKSLTPQMGSLLSAQGSLSFDQRSNLILLQDEKASVKNIKKLIQAMDKPIEQIAIEARIVTISDESLKELGVRWGMFNPTEQAQHITGRLEANNFNQLTEQLNVNFAAINPAAAMTLQLAKINGRLLDLELTALERENNVEIIASPRLLTTNKQMANIKQGTEIPYVILDAKNNNHRIEFKEAVLGLEVTPQISPNKHILLDLVVTQNSVGNNMAAGTSHAVSIDKQEIRTQVFAQNGETIVLGGIFHNSITKQVDKVPLLGDLPLIKRLFSKEMERQQRRELVIFVTPYIL, encoded by the coding sequence ATGCAATCTTGGCTTTCTTTCAATTTTAATCCGCTCAACAAGGAACGAGTCATAAAGTGCGGTCTGTTTTGCTTAATTTTTTTCCTCTCAACGCTGGGATTAACACAAAATGCAACCCTTTCATCTTCTCTTGAGCAACAACCTTTTTCCATTCAGCTCAAACAAGCCCCATTGGTCGCCACCTTGCAACGCCTTGCCAATGATTATCACACCAATTTAGTCATTGATGATGAATTAACTGGCACAATTTCTTTACAATTACAACAAACCCATTTTGAGGAATTATTAACCGCTATTGCTCAAATTAAAAATCTCTCGTTATGGCAGGAAAATAACATTTATTACCTCTCTCGCCAAGCAAAGCTCACGCCTTTGCCCCCAGAAAACGCCATAACCTTTGAGCCTTCTAGTATGACCTCTGAGAAATTACATACGGAAGCGATCAAATTGCATTTTGCTAAAGCCTCAGAGGTAATAAAGTCGCTGACCCCACAAATGGGGTCATTACTTTCTGCACAAGGGAGCTTATCCTTTGATCAGCGTAGTAATCTTATTTTATTGCAAGATGAAAAAGCCTCCGTCAAAAATATCAAAAAACTGATCCAAGCCATGGATAAACCCATTGAACAAATTGCCATTGAGGCAAGAATTGTTACCATCAGTGATGAAAGCCTTAAAGAATTGGGTGTACGCTGGGGAATGTTTAATCCAACGGAGCAGGCTCAGCATATAACAGGACGTTTAGAAGCCAATAATTTTAATCAACTAACAGAACAGTTGAATGTCAATTTCGCTGCAATTAACCCTGCCGCCGCAATGACCTTGCAACTGGCTAAAATCAATGGGCGTTTATTAGATTTAGAATTAACGGCATTGGAGCGAGAAAATAATGTGGAAATTATTGCTAGCCCTCGCTTACTTACCACCAATAAACAAATGGCAAATATTAAACAAGGTACGGAGATTCCCTATGTAATCCTTGATGCTAAAAATAATAATCATCGTATTGAATTTAAAGAAGCGGTATTAGGTTTAGAAGTTACCCCACAAATCAGCCCCAATAAGCATATTTTGTTAGATTTAGTGGTTACTCAAAATTCCGTAGGGAATAATATGGCGGCGGGTACAAGCCATGCTGTTAGTATTGATAAACAGGAAATTCGTACCCAAGTCTTTGCCCAAAATGGAGAAACCATTGTCTTAGGCGGGATCTTTCATAATAGTATTACTAAGCAAGTGGACAAAGTGCCATTGCTCGGTGATTTACCCTTAATTAAGCGTTTATTCTCTAAA
- a CDS encoding competence protein ComA: protein MIHQIKQKICQFQQARIPLNVGIWQDQSLELLWFDQQQTPHVEILPLTAIASVQQQVKQQSKSSRIQWVTAILPQHTWSKRLILPHLLSPQECEQQCHYTLQQELPLANEQIWFDYCYQTLPVEQNLHASQLDIVAINSLSAQQYIQQFLPIKINVLDHLSAVLLRAFYYLCPELQHNNEVLWLYQDQQMAIAIQDKPQQCQLLQKTSENLTALIQQYQQSYAANIKHYVLYRSANFSSHLAKQYDWHLVDNQLPLIPLGCALWGKANVINVPQGNSHYVN, encoded by the coding sequence ATGATACATCAAATTAAACAAAAAATTTGCCAGTTTCAACAAGCTCGTATTCCGCTTAATGTGGGGATATGGCAGGATCAATCCCTTGAATTATTGTGGTTTGATCAACAACAAACGCCCCATGTAGAAATATTGCCGCTTACGGCAATAGCATCTGTACAACAACAGGTTAAACAGCAAAGCAAATCAAGCAGAATACAATGGGTAACCGCTATATTACCACAGCATACTTGGTCAAAGCGGTTAATTTTACCACATTTACTTAGCCCCCAAGAATGTGAACAACAATGCCACTATACTTTACAGCAAGAATTACCCCTAGCAAATGAACAAATTTGGTTTGACTATTGTTACCAAACCTTACCCGTAGAACAAAATCTGCATGCTAGTCAGCTAGATATTGTGGCGATTAATTCTCTGTCCGCTCAACAATATATCCAACAATTTTTACCCATAAAAATCAATGTATTAGATCATCTTTCCGCTGTTTTATTGCGTGCTTTTTATTATCTTTGCCCTGAATTACAGCATAACAACGAAGTATTATGGTTATATCAAGATCAGCAAATGGCTATTGCAATCCAAGATAAACCACAACAATGCCAACTCTTGCAAAAAACGTCGGAAAATTTGACCGCACTTATTCAGCAATATCAACAATCTTATGCGGCTAATATTAAACATTATGTCTTATATCGCAGTGCTAATTTCTCAAGTCATTTAGCCAAGCAATATGATTGGCATCTTGTTGATAATCAATTGCCGCTTATTCCGCTAGGTTGTGCCTTATGGGGAAAAGCTAATGTAATAAATGTTCCACAAGGAAATAGCCACTATGTCAATTAA